DNA sequence from the Leptospirillum ferrooxidans C2-3 genome:
TTCGTTACTGCCACAACCTCCACGGCAGATGCATCTCCCCGAGCGGAGGACTCAACTGCGATCAGCTCACGAATCAGTCCGAGTCGAATGGAGAGAATCTCTTCTCGGGTCACGTTGCGGATTGAATCCAATTGATCATGGAACGGCCACTCCTCAAGGATCCCTGTCTACGATGAGAGAAAAAAAGCTCAGGGTGACAGATCGTGCACAGATCGATCGAACCTGTCTGGCTCGAAGGAACTCCAGCAGAAGCGAGCTGGTGAAGAACCAGTCCAGGAAGGTCAAAATGGTTCGGATGTGCCTTCCGGCCCAAAAAGTCCGGATAGCGGGACAATGCTTCAGAATGAACCTCCGGACCGACCTCATAACAACAACGACCCGCTGATGGCCCCAGAACAACAAGAAGGTTGGAAGGTGGTACATTTCCCTCTTTTTTGAGGCGCTCAAGAGCTTCGGTGACAATTCCCCTTACCGCACCCCGCCATCCGGCGTGAACGGCGCTCACAACCCGCCCCCCCTTGTCGGCAAACAAAACAGGGAGGCAATCTGCCGTCCAGATCCCGATTCTTGTTCCCGGGGCCTCGGTCCATAGACCATCCGCCTCAAAAGCAGCGTCCCTGTTTTCATCCACCCTTCTTACATCCACCCCATGGACCTGACGGGCTGTTAGTGGCCTGCTCGCAGGATCCTTGGAAAGAGCAAGTCCAAAACCATGTTCAATCCCGTATGAAGACAGGAGTGGATGGCGAAGGTACACTAGGCATCTCCCCTCTTTCTCCATATGGCCGGAGTATCAATATGCGCCGGATCGAACTCTGCCTGATCCTCGCCATCATCCTTCTCACCAGGAAGCTTGTTGACCACAGGCGTCTGCCTCCTGAGGTAGGCGGGAATCGCCTGGAGTGCCTCAGGATCAATCTCCCCGGAAGAAGCCAAAGGTTCGGAGATCGGAAGTGTTTCGGACTCCGGAGGGTCAAAACCTGCCGCAATCACAGTGATATGGATAGCCTCCTGGGGAGACTCATCAACCACTGTTCCAAAAATGATATTGAGTCCCTTCTGACCTTCCTCCTGGATAAGATTTGAAGCTTCCATCACCTCATGGAGAGTCATGTCTGATCCTCCGCTGAAGTTCACCAGAACACCTCTTGCGCCCCTTATGGAAGCCTCTTCCAAAAGGGGACTGTTGATCGCGTTTCTGGCGGCTTCAACGGCCCTCTTTTCTCCGGTCCCTGATCCGATTCCCATAACGGCACGGCCCATTTTGGACATCGTTGTCCGGACATCGGCAAAGTCCAGATTGATCAACCCGGGTTTCGTGATGATATCCGATATCCCCTGCACGCCCTGACGAAGGATATCATCTGCCGTCTTGAACGCATTTGTCAGGGGAACATCCTTGCCCACCACAGACATCAGCCGGTCATTGGGAATAACGATCAGTGTGTCCGAATTTTTTTTCAGATCCGCCAGCCCTTTTTGGGCATTAGCCTCTCTCTTTGGCCCTTCAAAGGAAAAGGGCCTGGTAACGACAGCAACGGTGAGGGCTCCAAGCTCCATTGCAACCTGAGAAACAACTGGTGCCGCTCCGGTACCGGTCCCACCGCCCATTCCCGCTGTGACAAAAACCATATCCGCACCCTTCAGGACATTCCGGATTTTGTCAATGTCCTCGAGAGCCGCTTTTCTGCCGATATCGGGGTTGGCTCCGGCACCAAGTCCACGGCTGGTTGCCCCGCCGATCTGGACCCTGTTTGCGGGAACCCTGTTCAATGCCTGAAGGTCCGTATTGACTGCAACAAACTCAACTCCCGACACTTCCGCCTGGATCATCGACAAAACAGCGTTGCATCCGCCTCCTCCGACTCCTACAACGATAATGCGAGCGTTCAAAAGACCGGACTGGTTATAGTCGATCATCGGCTTCTGGTCTTCCATCAGAACGATCCTTTCACATATGTTTTCATACCCGGGAATCCGGCTTATCTCGAAAACAAAATCCCTTGGGGCTCTCCATCAAATAATTTCCTTGATCCAGCTCCAGATGGAGCCAGCTGGCTTCTTCTCAGGAGGAGACAGGAGGACCTCCTGCTTTGGAGAATCCAATTCAGGAACCATCTCACCCCAATGATCCTTTGCGCAGAACAGAAGCCCCACCGCCGAAGAGTACTCCGGAAGAGATGCCCGATCCACCACTCCCTGAACACGGGACTCCACAGACCCGAGGGTAATATGAAGGGGAGACAAAACCTTCCGGGCAATTTCAACCATCTGCGGCATATTGCTCACGCCTCCCGTCAGGACAACCCCACGCTGAAGATACTGGATATCCACCTTCATCTCCTTGAGGCAGGCCACAACCCGCTCCAGAATCTCGACGAGCCTGGCCTCAACAATTTCGACAACCTCCCTGGAAGGCGCATCGAGAGCCTCAACAGCCCCTTCGGTCCCGTCGGGGCCTGGTTCGGCAGGAGAGAGTCTTGAAAGCGTCTGGATCTTGATCCTCTCGGCCTCTTCCTGGGAAACACGTCGAACAATAGCCAGATCCCGAGTCATATTGATGCCACCCAGAGGAATGACCCGCACCCCGACAATGGCCCCATTGACATAAACCGCAACATTGGTTGTTCCGCCACCGATATCGACCAAAACAACCCCAAGCTCTTTGTCATCCTCGGAAAGAACAACCCTCGCACTGGCAAGAGGATGAAGGATCAGATCACCATCCGATACCGAAAGCCCGGCCCGTTCGACTGTTCTCTTCAGGTTGGCAATGACCATTTCCGACCCTTTGATCACATGGACCGACGCCTCAAGCCGATTGCCGACCATCCCGATGGGATTGGGAATTCCGGAAAGGTCGTCTATTGTGTAGGATTTCGGAATAACGTGCAGGATTTCCGATACAGGCCGGTTCACCATTGAACGGGCTTCCTGCATGACCTTTTCTATATCCGGAAGCTGAACTTCCCGGTCCCTCAATGCCACGATCACACGCTGATCGGTCCCAACCACTTCGCCACCGGCAAAACCGACAACAACCTTCTTCACCGGCCTTCCAACAACCCTGACCACCTGATCCAGCGCCCGGT
Encoded proteins:
- the ftsZ gene encoding cell division protein FtsZ; protein product: MIDYNQSGLLNARIIVVGVGGGGCNAVLSMIQAEVSGVEFVAVNTDLQALNRVPANRVQIGGATSRGLGAGANPDIGRKAALEDIDKIRNVLKGADMVFVTAGMGGGTGTGAAPVVSQVAMELGALTVAVVTRPFSFEGPKREANAQKGLADLKKNSDTLIVIPNDRLMSVVGKDVPLTNAFKTADDILRQGVQGISDIITKPGLINLDFADVRTTMSKMGRAVMGIGSGTGEKRAVEAARNAINSPLLEEASIRGARGVLVNFSGGSDMTLHEVMEASNLIQEEGQKGLNIIFGTVVDESPQEAIHITVIAAGFDPPESETLPISEPLASSGEIDPEALQAIPAYLRRQTPVVNKLPGEKDDGEDQAEFDPAHIDTPAIWRKRGDA
- the ftsA gene encoding cell division protein FtsA, which produces MVLSGEIGGEKCNDDEGGILMELKESQHFPETSLYAALDLGSTKVVAIVGNALEDNLFEIVSVGVAPTGNFIRNGTIVDVQQAVSAINRALDQVVRVVGRPVKKVVVGFAGGEVVGTDQRVIVALRDREVQLPDIEKVMQEARSMVNRPVSEILHVIPKSYTIDDLSGIPNPIGMVGNRLEASVHVIKGSEMVIANLKRTVERAGLSVSDGDLILHPLASARVVLSEDDKELGVVLVDIGGGTTNVAVYVNGAIVGVRVIPLGGINMTRDLAIVRRVSQEEAERIKIQTLSRLSPAEPGPDGTEGAVEALDAPSREVVEIVEARLVEILERVVACLKEMKVDIQYLQRGVVLTGGVSNMPQMVEIARKVLSPLHITLGSVESRVQGVVDRASLPEYSSAVGLLFCAKDHWGEMVPELDSPKQEVLLSPPEKKPAGSIWSWIKEII
- the pgeF gene encoding peptidoglycan editing factor PgeF, whose amino-acid sequence is MYLRHPLLSSYGIEHGFGLALSKDPASRPLTARQVHGVDVRRVDENRDAAFEADGLWTEAPGTRIGIWTADCLPVLFADKGGRVVSAVHAGWRGAVRGIVTEALERLKKEGNVPPSNLLVVLGPSAGRCCYEVGPEVHSEALSRYPDFLGRKAHPNHFDLPGLVLHQLASAGVPSSQTGSIDLCTICHPELFFSHRRQGSLRSGRSMINWIQSAT